Proteins encoded in a region of the Antedon mediterranea chromosome 2, ecAntMedi1.1, whole genome shotgun sequence genome:
- the LOC140040803 gene encoding galactosylceramide sulfotransferase-like, producing the protein MLCILQFIITVSTQRNTRFKTVSNNIIEIFIVLCSSHPCEICERKILFLSFTRPRPKIDVQKCHPGQTIVFLKTHKTGSTTLARIIELYGFKHSLTFVRKIGEKGSIHFSNQNFNKKSVRKFLPPPNVTKGDYANYKYNIFTLHVRYNRAVLDTFMKEDPVYITILREPSAQFESAFSFFKLGRYIKKKTGVSKFQNFLSKPKKYPKAVSASYSNNGQMFDLGLPKKDFRSVIAINKTIARLDKQMNLVLVNEYYDESLVLLSKLLCWNLEDLLYLPKNERPESNKSNMSEDIHQKARDWNHADTMLYSYFLKRLHKRITDYGPSFQQDLLWFRNMKAELRRNCVNGTVVGKKRMRYQSSNSSKTCEYHTEEASVMDKRIRKLMGASH; encoded by the coding sequence ATGCTatgtattttacaatttatcatCACCGTATCAACACAACGTAACACACGCTTCAAAACGGTAAGCAATAATATAATAGAGATTTTCATTGTGTTGTGTTCATCCCACCCATGTGAGATTTGTGAaagaaaaatactttttttgtcttttaccaggcctaggcctaaaatagaTGTTCAAAAATGTCACCCAGGGCAAACAATCGTTTTCTTGAAGACTCACAAGACAGGTAGTACCACTCTTGCAAGAATCATTGAGTTGTACGGATTCAAACATTCACTCACATTCGTAAGAAAAATAGGAGAAAAGGGATCAATTCATTTTAGTAACcaaaattttaacaaaaaatcaGTTAGGAAATTTCTACCACCACCTAATGTAACCAAGGGAGATTATGCAAactataaatacaatatatttacattGCATGTTCGTTATAACCGAGCAGTTTTAGATACATTCatgaaagaagaccctgtttaCATTACCATACTAAGAGAACCTTCAGCACAGTTTGAATCAGCGTTTTCATTTTTCAAATTAGGAaggtacataaaaaaaaaaactggtgtttcaaaatttcaaaattttctttcaAAGCCAAAGAAATATCCTAAAGCTGTATCTGCTTCCTACAGTAACAATGGTCAAATGTTTGATCTTGGGTTACCAAAGAAAGATTTCCGCAGTGTAATTGCTATAAATAAGACAATAGCCAGACTTGATAAACAAATGAATCTAGTTCTTGTAAATGAGTACTACGATGAATCTCTAGTGTTACTAAGTAAATTACTTTGCTGGAATTTAGAAGACCTACTTTATCTTCCCAAAAACGAGAGACCAGAATCCAACAAATCCAACATGTCGGAAGATATTCATCAAAAAGCTCGAGATTGGAACCATGCCGATACAATGCTGTATAGTTATTTTCTAAAACGACTGCACAAACGTATAACTGATTATGGACCATCATTTCAGCAAGATCTTTTGTGGTTCCGTAATATGAAAGCAGAGTTGCGTCGTAATTGCGTCAATGGAACGGTTGTTGGTAAAAAGCGTATGCGCTATCAAAGCAGCAATTCTAGCAAAACATGTGAATATCATACCGAAGAGGCATCAGTGATGGACAAACGAATACGAAAGCTAATGGGAGCATCACATTAA